In the genome of Xenopus laevis strain J_2021 chromosome 1S, Xenopus_laevis_v10.1, whole genome shotgun sequence, one region contains:
- the cirbp.S gene encoding cold-inducible RNA-binding protein B isoform X1 has protein sequence MSDEGKLFIGGLNFDTNEESLEQVFSKYGQISEVVVVKDRETKRSRGFGFVTFENPDDAKDAMMAMNGKAVDGRQIRVDQAGKSSGDRRGGYRGGSSGGRGFFRGGRGRGGGDRGYGSSRFDNRSGGYGGSSGSRDYYSSGRSQGSYGDRAGGSYRDSYDSYG, from the exons ATGTCTGATGAAGGAAAACTCTTTATCGGTGGtctgaattttgacaccaatgaGGAAAGCTTGGAGCAAGTGTTTAGCAAATATGGGCAGATCTCTgaag TTGTTGTGGTGAAGGATCGGGAAACAAAGAGATCAAGAGGATTTGGCTTTGTCACATTTGAGAATCCTGATGATGCCAAGGATGCTATGATGGCAATGAATGGGAAG GCTGTAGATGGCCGTCAAATCCGCGTTGATCAGGCTGGCAAGTCTTCTGGTGATAGAAGAGGTGGTTACAGAGGTGGCTCTTCTGGAGGCAGAGGCTTCTTCCGTGGAGGCAGAGGCCGAG GTGGTGGAGACAGAGGATATGGAAGCAGCCGTTTTGATAACAGAAGTGGAGGTTATGGCGGTAGCAGTGGATCCAGGGACTATTATAGCAG TGGCAGGAGTCAAGGCAGCTATGGTGATCGTGCTGGAGGTTCCTACAGAGATAGCTACGACAGTTATG GCTGA
- the cirbp.S gene encoding cold-inducible RNA-binding protein B: protein MSDEGKLFIGGLNFDTNEESLEQVFSKYGQISEVVVVKDRETKRSRGFGFVTFENPDDAKDAMMAMNGKAVDGRQIRVDQAGKSSGDRRGGYRGGSSGGRGFFRGGRGRGGGDRGYGSSRFDNRSGGYGGSSGSRDYYSSGRSQGSYGDRAGGSYRDSYDSYATHE, encoded by the exons ATGTCTGATGAAGGAAAACTCTTTATCGGTGGtctgaattttgacaccaatgaGGAAAGCTTGGAGCAAGTGTTTAGCAAATATGGGCAGATCTCTgaag TTGTTGTGGTGAAGGATCGGGAAACAAAGAGATCAAGAGGATTTGGCTTTGTCACATTTGAGAATCCTGATGATGCCAAGGATGCTATGATGGCAATGAATGGGAAG GCTGTAGATGGCCGTCAAATCCGCGTTGATCAGGCTGGCAAGTCTTCTGGTGATAGAAGAGGTGGTTACAGAGGTGGCTCTTCTGGAGGCAGAGGCTTCTTCCGTGGAGGCAGAGGCCGAG GTGGTGGAGACAGAGGATATGGAAGCAGCCGTTTTGATAACAGAAGTGGAGGTTATGGCGGTAGCAGTGGATCCAGGGACTATTATAGCAG TGGCAGGAGTCAAGGCAGCTATGGTGATCGTGCTGGAGGTTCCTACAGAGATAGCTACGACAGTTATG CTACACACGAGTAA